ACCGATAGAGAATTTTTTAAAGGGTACAGTCTGCATAAGTTTTTCCTTGATATTTCTGAAAGTGGGGTGACAGTTTCTTGATGAATATTAGGAAATTCTTGAAGATATTTCCTTACATTAAAGGGCTCTAAAGGTTTAGCTCGGCCCGGTTGAGGAACAAATAAGTGAGTGACCAGGTCAGCTAAAGGAGCTATAACAAAAAGCCTTTCATGCCAATAAGGATGAGGAATTTGTAGATCAGGTTCATTCACTATTTCCCTTCCATAAAATAAAATATCTAAGTCCACTCTTCGAGGAGCTTCTTTAGGCTTTGCTTGCTTGCCTAAGCTTTTCTCAATAGACTGCAACTGTCTTAACAGCTCTTGAGGTAAAAGCGTTGTTTTAAAGCGACAAACAGCGTTGATATAAAATCTTTGAGAGATAGAGCTTACAGGTGTTGTACAATAAAAGCGAGAAACCTCTAAATCGTAAATACTAGAAAGAGCAGCCATTTTTTCTATAGCATGGGATAAAATCGCATAACTGTCTCCCACATTGCCTCCTAAACCCACAAAAACTTCTGGCAGATGCATTTCAACCTTAATGGCTTTAGAAAATTTATTGTATTCTAATCATAAGGATCTCCCTTAAATTTATCCAGCAAAAATGCTTTTCTACTGATATTGTTGAGCCCATTCTAAAAGTAGGCGAGTTTTTCCCACCCGCCTTCTTCCCCAAATAACGGCCATTGCTGCTTCCTTGCTATTAGCTAGGCGATTCAAGCGAGACAGCTCTTGCTGTCGATTAATAAATTTTATATATACTCTTTTGCTTATTAAACATTATGCTCAAAAACATAATGTTTAATAACATAATTTTCCCAACATCTATTTATTCACATCCTTTCAGGCAAAAACAATTTTCTCGTCATTTACGAATTTTAAGAGGGAAGCTATTCCATTAACTCCACGGCTTAGCTCATGAGTGGAAAATTGAGAAATTTTATTAAATTGCCGATTTTAAAATGATAAACCTTCCTCAAGCAAGAACTAAAGCTAAAAAATTTCTTAAAAGAATTGCTGGTAGGTTAATAGAGAAGCCCTTTCAAATTTCTATCACTTAAACAAAAGGTAGCAAGCTAAAAATTTACATGTTTTTTTAAGCCTCTTTTTATTTTATAAAGCCTTGATTATATCATCTATCACAAGCAGCACCTTAAAAATAGAATAGAGTGAGAAATTTATTGCCAGCTGCTCATTTTTATGACACAATTAGAGAAAAGGTGTCATTAAAAAATTGCCATTTCATCCTCATTTTACTATTACTATCCCATTAGCATCCGCTCTTACAGCGATTGAACGAACACGAGGTTTTTTAGAAGCTGCTAAGCTTTCAGAGAATTGGTTATCCAAAATGCAAGCTCGTGCACTAATTTTGGAAGCTCATCATACTACTCATCTAGAAGGGACTCACTTGAGCCTCGATCAGTCTAAAAAGCTGCTTTCCGGGGTGAAAATGTCGGATGTTAATTCTGAAGACGTAAGGGAGTTATTGAATTATAAAAAGGCTTTTGATTTTGTTGCTGACTATGTTTTTTCCCACGGAGCCATTACTGAAGGCTTGATTGGAGAAATTCACAAACGCTTAGTCGAAGGTGTGCGAGGAAATAGTGCTCAACCAGGCCACTACAGAACCATTCAAAATTACGTAGCTAATTCAAAAACCAAAGAAATCATTTATACTCCCCCTGCACCCTATGATGTTCCCCTACTCATGGCTGAACTAGTCGATTGGTTACAACATGAAGAAAAGATCCCTCCTGTGCTGTTAGCTGGAATTGCCCAATTTCAGCTAGTTCATATCCATCCTTTTCTAGACGGTAATGGCAGGACAGCTCGGCTGCTATCCACCTTATGTCTTCATCGGTCGGGATATGATTTTAAAAAGCTTTTCACAATTAGCGAATATTATGATCGCAATCGACAGGAGTATTATCAAGCCATCCAGTCTGTTAGAAACAATCATATGGATATGACAAGCTGGCTGGAGTATTTTTCTACAGCATTGGAGACACAAATGCATGAAATCCAACTTAAAGGATCTCAGGCGATTAAATTGGATATTTTAGCCCTAAAATATAAACTGTCTGAAAGGCAAAAACAGGCCCTAGAAATTTTACTTGAAGCAGAAAAAAAGTTTACTATTCAAGAATACGAATTGCTCTGTCCTAACATTAACCGACGTTCGCTCCAACGAGACCTTTCCCATCTGATAGAAATGGGGTTGATTTTACAGGAAGGGATCAAAAAAGCTACCCATTATAGAATTAACCCTTACCTAGAATAATCTTTTACGACATTTTTATGACATTATTTATGACAAAAAATCGTAAAATCAGTCATATAAAAAATGATAGGAGCGGATAATCCCTCTCTTTGCTTCCTTTATAAAAACTTTTTCGTCTTAAAGAGAATGTTAAAAAAAACAACTGTCTATACTTTTCTTTAAAAAAGTTTTTATTATATTGATGAAAAAAAGTATATAAATGCGCTTCAAAAAATTTAGCCTGCATAGCCAATAGTCTGAAAGATGCCTCTCTACTTAGCAAAAAAGATTTTATAAAGCAGGGGGGGCATAAAGAGTAGCTCAAAAGCGTGTAACTCCCTCTCTTTTCAATTAAGCTATTTCTCTAAGCTTATATTCCTTGCCATTAAAAGTGCAAAAGACCCGGTTCTAGAGATGAGAGGTGTGGAGAAAAAAATAAGAGCTTTTACCAAACACTTCTTTCCATCTTTATTTGACGTTTTATCCATTTGAACTTGAAAATAAGGTAGAGATTGCTGTATTGTTTTATTACTTGTTTTGGACTGATAGCTCAGTGGATAGAGCACCCGCCTTCTAAGCGGGTGGTCGTAGGTTCGAATCCTACTCGGTCCAATCTTACTCCCCCCCCCCTCCATTTTTCTTGAATCTT
This sequence is a window from Neochlamydia sp. AcF84. Protein-coding genes within it:
- the folK gene encoding 2-amino-4-hydroxy-6-hydroxymethyldihydropteridine diphosphokinase, which gives rise to MHLPEVFVGLGGNVGDSYAILSHAIEKMAALSSIYDLEVSRFYCTTPVSSISQRFYINAVCRFKTTLLPQELLRQLQSIEKSLGKQAKPKEAPRRVDLDILFYGREIVNEPDLQIPHPYWHERLFVIAPLADLVTHLFVPQPGRAKPLEPFNVRKYLQEFPNIHQETVTPLSEISRKNLCRLYPLKNSLSVKGNP
- a CDS encoding ATP-binding protein, with amino-acid sequence MSKRVYIKFINRQQELSRLNRLANSKEAAMAVIWGRRRVGKTRLLLEWAQQYQ
- a CDS encoding Fic family protein, which codes for MPFHPHFTITIPLASALTAIERTRGFLEAAKLSENWLSKMQARALILEAHHTTHLEGTHLSLDQSKKLLSGVKMSDVNSEDVRELLNYKKAFDFVADYVFSHGAITEGLIGEIHKRLVEGVRGNSAQPGHYRTIQNYVANSKTKEIIYTPPAPYDVPLLMAELVDWLQHEEKIPPVLLAGIAQFQLVHIHPFLDGNGRTARLLSTLCLHRSGYDFKKLFTISEYYDRNRQEYYQAIQSVRNNHMDMTSWLEYFSTALETQMHEIQLKGSQAIKLDILALKYKLSERQKQALEILLEAEKKFTIQEYELLCPNINRRSLQRDLSHLIEMGLILQEGIKKATHYRINPYLE